From the genome of Ignavibacteriales bacterium, one region includes:
- a CDS encoding thermonuclease family protein — translation MILDSNLFELEDGRKIKLAGIDAPQLNNPIPLFAETAKQAITYHTETILKRRVVVQSISKADSNEYEFVYLWLEYPLENLDFNQKFLERGFGKFINNVDSTKTASLMNAEKYAKENNEGIWEYYKQNVSDTLDGDLRDSKTAQIINIDSTGIKIILKPRPLHVSIPLELFVGSATTLVTSLASGLLYAAVIREHGEYAGLGAALFGIAIGYVFGFPSGVYLVASHDNPNLSYLATLGSSLVMTLITSGIAAAYTGEERTHFTRYIAAFSPIIGTLLYVHVFPPAPPTKEELMKQNFGYKKIDSFKDFYDAGMSFRMELMRIYF, via the coding sequence ATGATTCTCGACTCTAATCTTTTCGAACTTGAGGATGGCAGAAAAATTAAACTTGCCGGAATCGACGCACCCCAATTAAATAATCCTATACCGCTCTTCGCGGAAACAGCAAAACAAGCAATAACATATCACACAGAAACTATCCTAAAAAGGAGAGTTGTGGTACAATCCATTTCCAAAGCTGATTCAAATGAGTATGAGTTTGTTTATCTCTGGTTAGAGTATCCTCTGGAAAATTTAGACTTCAACCAAAAATTCTTAGAAAGAGGTTTCGGAAAATTTATTAACAATGTTGATTCAACTAAAACAGCATCCTTAATGAATGCAGAAAAATACGCGAAGGAAAACAATGAAGGGATTTGGGAATATTACAAACAGAATGTTTCAGACACACTAGACGGAGATTTGAGAGATTCAAAGACTGCTCAAATAATAAATATTGATTCAACCGGAATAAAGATCATTCTCAAACCACGACCGCTTCACGTCTCTATACCGCTTGAATTGTTTGTAGGTTCAGCAACAACGTTAGTAACTTCTTTGGCGAGTGGTTTACTTTACGCGGCAGTAATTAGGGAACATGGGGAGTATGCAGGACTTGGTGCAGCTCTTTTTGGTATTGCAATAGGGTACGTTTTTGGATTTCCTTCTGGCGTCTACCTTGTTGCGAGTCATGATAATCCAAATCTTTCTTACCTAGCTACATTAGGATCTAGTTTAGTCATGACTCTTATAACCAGTGGAATAGCTGCTGCATATACGGGAGAAGAACGCACTCACTTTACTCGTTACATTGCAGCTTTTTCACCGATTATCGGCACGTTATTGTATGTTCACGTATTCCCTCCTGCGCCCCCGACTAAAGAAGAATTGATGAAGCAGAATTTTGGTTACAAGAAAATTGACAGCTTCAAAGATTTTTACGATGCCGGAATGAGTTTCAGAATGGAACTGATGAGAATTTATTTTTAA
- a CDS encoding DMT family transporter, translating to MINNPAQKTSGKYVGEGALLLMTLLWGGTFVIIKESLNDISSMLFVSFRYGIAASILLLIMVVRKIKIDLKSILPGMFLGLFLSLGSLTQTLGLKYTSATKSGFLTGSLVVMIPIFQMIIEKKLPSKGSMIGTLLVFFGIVFLSSGGTSIKDFLGELGANFNFGDGITLICAIFFALHIVYIDVISLKNHFWTILLMQISTASVLSFIAAFLFSGVSIESIHISITEYLIFGLLYTSVLATLFNIGLQTKFQKVVSPTKAGIIYSFEPIFAAIFAFFLLSEKITNFGLVGCALIFLGLIVSEVYDSFFEKKITNEEGRNFN from the coding sequence ATGATAAATAACCCTGCTCAAAAAACTTCCGGTAAATATGTTGGCGAGGGTGCTCTTCTTTTAATGACGCTTCTCTGGGGCGGTACATTTGTAATAATTAAAGAATCCCTTAACGATATTTCAAGTATGCTTTTTGTTTCATTCCGTTATGGAATTGCAGCTTCAATTCTTCTTTTAATTATGGTTGTTAGAAAAATTAAGATTGATCTAAAATCTATATTACCGGGAATGTTCCTCGGTTTATTCCTTTCCCTTGGTTCTTTAACACAAACGCTCGGGCTTAAATATACATCGGCAACCAAATCCGGATTTCTGACCGGATCGTTAGTTGTGATGATTCCAATATTTCAAATGATCATTGAAAAAAAACTTCCGTCAAAAGGTTCTATGATTGGAACACTTCTAGTTTTTTTCGGAATAGTTTTTTTATCAAGCGGCGGAACATCAATAAAAGATTTTCTCGGCGAACTGGGAGCCAACTTCAATTTCGGAGATGGAATAACACTAATCTGTGCCATCTTCTTCGCTCTGCATATAGTTTATATCGATGTTATCTCGTTGAAGAATCATTTCTGGACAATTCTGCTTATGCAGATTTCCACTGCCTCTGTTCTTAGCTTTATCGCGGCATTCCTTTTCTCGGGAGTCTCGATCGAATCAATTCACATCTCAATCACAGAATATTTGATTTTCGGATTGCTCTATACTTCTGTCCTCGCAACACTTTTTAATATAGGACTTCAAACAAAATTTCAAAAAGTAGTAAGTCCTACAAAAGCGGGAATCATTTACTCATTCGAGCCGATCTTTGCAGCAATCTTTGCATTCTTTTTACTAAGTGAGAAAATCACTAACTTTGGTTTGGTAGGATGTGCGCTGATTTTTCTTGGCTTAATTGTTTCCGAAGTTTATGATTCATTCTTCGAAAAGAAAATAACAAATGAAGAGGGCAGAAATTTTAATTAA
- a CDS encoding endonuclease/exonuclease/phosphatase family protein → MNNKPTNEFVHQFAVIAVVFITAVLLVNCLTVNPVIAQSSKELKVMTFNIRYGTANDGENSWQFRKDNVVKTIKNFGPDLFGVQEALQIQINEFLNQMPEYSYLGVGRDDGKSEGEHSSIFYLKKRFDVDSTGTFWFSETPNIVASKSWGNNITRICTWTRLKDKISGKTFYMFNVHLDHESQPSREKSTLLLMKRISEKTLPVILTGDFNCGDDNPAIKTILSSGMIDTYHKLHVKQPNEGTFNSFKGEITGDKIDFIFVSTGFDVKKSEIIRTNYDGKYPSDHFPVSTIIELE, encoded by the coding sequence ATGAACAACAAACCTACTAATGAATTTGTTCACCAATTTGCAGTAATTGCTGTTGTCTTTATTACAGCCGTACTACTTGTAAATTGTCTAACTGTTAATCCGGTTATAGCTCAATCAAGTAAAGAATTAAAAGTAATGACTTTTAATATCCGTTACGGAACTGCAAATGATGGAGAGAACAGTTGGCAGTTTAGAAAAGATAATGTTGTGAAGACAATCAAAAATTTCGGACCGGATCTGTTTGGAGTGCAGGAAGCACTTCAAATTCAGATCAATGAATTTCTTAATCAAATGCCTGAATATTCCTATTTAGGAGTTGGGAGAGATGATGGTAAATCAGAAGGCGAACATTCATCAATCTTTTACTTAAAGAAACGGTTCGATGTTGATTCAACCGGAACATTTTGGTTTTCCGAAACGCCAAACATTGTTGCTTCAAAAAGCTGGGGAAATAATATAACACGCATTTGCACATGGACACGTTTGAAAGATAAAATTTCCGGTAAAACGTTTTACATGTTTAATGTTCATCTCGATCATGAGTCGCAGCCGTCTCGTGAAAAAAGTACCCTACTACTCATGAAACGAATTTCCGAAAAAACATTGCCCGTGATTCTTACCGGAGATTTCAATTGCGGAGATGATAATCCCGCAATAAAAACAATTCTTTCATCGGGAATGATTGATACGTACCACAAACTTCATGTTAAGCAACCAAACGAAGGAACATTTAACTCATTCAAGGGAGAGATAACCGGAGATAAGATTGATTTTATTTTTGTATCAACTGGTTTTGATGTAAAAAAATCTGAAATAATTAGAACAAACTATGATGGCAAATATCCATCGGATCATTTTCCGGTGAGCACGATTATCGAATTGGAGTAA
- a CDS encoding TPM domain-containing protein has translation MKKIIFFFLLPVILTIAQVEIPVLKNYANDFTNTLSSSELYTLNSSLKRFDDSTSNQIVFIMISNLDGYSLESYTYETATKNQIGSKKNNNGVLFFVSKDDRKMRIEVGYGLEGVLTDALTSSIQRNEVRPYFKQGDYYSGIAAGLNAIMAASRGEYKGDVKEKGSKGKGFPFIFIIILIIFITSLFKKGGKGGGGGLLPWIILGSMGGGGNRGSWGGGGGFGGSGGFGGFSGGGGSFGGGGSSGSW, from the coding sequence ATGAAAAAAATAATTTTCTTCTTCTTATTACCGGTTATATTAACAATAGCTCAAGTAGAAATTCCGGTTTTAAAAAATTATGCTAATGATTTCACCAATACTCTTTCGAGCTCTGAACTCTACACACTTAATTCATCACTCAAACGTTTTGATGATTCAACTTCCAACCAAATAGTTTTTATTATGATCTCAAATCTTGATGGTTATTCACTTGAGAGTTATACTTACGAGACTGCAACTAAGAATCAAATCGGATCGAAGAAAAATAACAACGGTGTTCTATTTTTTGTTTCTAAAGACGATCGCAAAATGAGAATCGAAGTTGGTTATGGTTTAGAAGGTGTTCTTACGGACGCTCTAACAAGTTCTATTCAAAGAAATGAAGTCCGTCCATATTTTAAGCAGGGCGATTATTATTCCGGAATAGCCGCAGGACTAAATGCAATAATGGCTGCTTCGCGCGGTGAGTACAAAGGTGACGTTAAAGAAAAAGGAAGTAAAGGAAAGGGATTTCCGTTTATTTTCATAATCATATTGATAATTTTCATAACTTCGCTATTTAAGAAAGGTGGTAAAGGCGGTGGCGGTGGTCTTTTGCCGTGGATTATTCTTGGTTCAATGGGAGGCGGAGGAAACCGCGGTAGCTGGGGCGGCGGCGGCGGATTTGGCGGAAGTGGCGGTTTTGGCGGTTTTTCCGGGGGTGGCGGCTCTTTTGGCGGCGGCGGCTCAAGTGGAAGCTGGTAA
- a CDS encoding DUF309 domain-containing protein encodes MIEISKGISLFNEAEFFSAHDFFEDCWVICDREERLFFQGMVQISVGCFHLLSGNYKGSLSQFLKGTKKLRNFNPSYREIKIDKLLIEIDVLIKSISENSIIEDPKKIWKLIPKIELNS; translated from the coding sequence TTGATAGAAATTTCTAAAGGCATCAGTTTATTTAATGAAGCCGAATTTTTTTCGGCTCACGACTTTTTTGAAGATTGTTGGGTTATTTGCGATCGGGAAGAAAGATTGTTCTTCCAGGGAATGGTTCAGATTTCAGTTGGATGTTTTCATCTTCTATCCGGAAATTACAAAGGTTCTTTAAGTCAGTTTTTGAAAGGAACAAAGAAACTGAGGAATTTTAATCCGTCATACAGAGAAATAAAGATTGATAAGCTGTTGATCGAAATAGATGTACTAATTAAATCCATATCCGAAAATTCTATAATTGAAGATCCAAAGAAAATTTGGAAGTTAATTCCAAAAATTGAACTCAACAGTTAA
- a CDS encoding MBL fold metallo-hydrolase: MKIGKYELNVIETGSFGLDGGAMFGIIPKPLWSKFNPADDLNRVTLNARNLLLVNGKRKIMIDTGIGSDWDEKFEKIYRLDQTENTLNNSFIKLGIKPDEITDVLLTHLHFDHTGGSTVLKDGNWIPAFPNAKYYVQKKHFEWAMNPTDRDRGSFIQNRFMPLHKEGLLHFVEGDVSFDDEIDFLTINGHTSFQQMIKIYDSSNTILYCGDLFPFTSHIPIPYVMGYDLQPLVTVQEKRKILPQAVEENWNLFFEHDPEVVMATVAESNKGFSIDEVYTEMIK, encoded by the coding sequence ATGAAAATCGGTAAATATGAATTAAATGTTATAGAAACAGGCTCGTTTGGTCTGGACGGCGGGGCAATGTTCGGAATTATACCAAAACCGCTCTGGAGTAAATTCAATCCGGCAGACGATCTTAACCGTGTAACATTGAACGCAAGAAATCTCTTATTGGTAAATGGGAAGCGTAAGATAATGATCGATACGGGTATCGGTTCGGATTGGGATGAAAAATTTGAGAAGATATACCGCTTAGATCAAACCGAGAATACATTAAATAATTCTTTTATTAAACTTGGAATAAAGCCCGATGAAATTACCGACGTTCTTCTAACTCATCTTCATTTCGATCATACCGGCGGCTCAACAGTTCTGAAAGATGGAAATTGGATTCCGGCATTTCCTAACGCAAAGTATTATGTGCAGAAAAAACATTTTGAATGGGCGATGAATCCAACTGACCGCGACCGAGGAAGTTTTATTCAAAATAGGTTTATGCCGTTACACAAAGAAGGATTGCTTCACTTTGTAGAGGGTGATGTTTCTTTTGATGACGAAATTGATTTTCTAACTATTAACGGGCATACATCTTTTCAGCAGATGATAAAGATATATGATTCATCGAATACAATTCTTTACTGCGGAGATTTATTCCCGTTTACATCGCACATTCCAATTCCTTATGTGATGGGCTATGATTTGCAGCCGCTTGTAACCGTTCAAGAAAAGAGAAAAATTCTTCCTCAAGCCGTTGAAGAGAATTGGAATTTGTTTTTTGAACATGACCCGGAAGTTGTCATGGCTACAGTTGCCGAATCGAACAAGGGATTTTCTATTGATGAAGTTTATACCGAGATGATTAAATGA
- a CDS encoding 4Fe-4S dicluster domain-containing protein — MAIMITDECINCGACEPECPNTAIYEGGAQWKLGATTYGDGDAAPSGADGFFSKDFFYIVPDKCTECKGFHDEPQCAAVCPVDCCIPDPKHVEDEETLLKRKDYLDGLGR, encoded by the coding sequence ATGGCAATAATGATAACAGACGAATGTATTAATTGCGGCGCATGTGAACCCGAATGCCCTAATACGGCTATTTACGAGGGCGGCGCACAATGGAAATTAGGTGCAACAACTTATGGTGATGGAGATGCAGCTCCCTCCGGTGCAGACGGATTTTTCTCCAAAGATTTTTTCTATATAGTTCCCGATAAATGTACCGAATGCAAAGGATTCCATGATGAACCGCAATGTGCCGCTGTTTGTCCAGTTGATTGCTGTATCCCAGATCCAAAACATGTTGAAGATGAAGAAACATTGTTGAAAAGAAAAGATTATTTGGATGGATTGGGAAGGTAA
- the era gene encoding GTPase Era: MSHKSGFVSIIGKPNVGKSTLMNALIGEKLSITTSKPQTTRKKILGILSAEDYQIIFQDTPGILNPEYLLQERMLEYVYQSVKDSELILFIIDIKADPNGSETLSDERVSKIFENTQLKKILLINKIDLSNQSVVESLIKDLSAKGIFEKIIPISASEGFNLSSVTESILEFLPEHPKYYPDDQLSDETERFFVSEIIREKVFERYRDEIPYSTEVLIAEYKERENAKDFISAEIVVEKESQKPIIIGNKGEAIKMLGQESREAIEKFLHHEVYLELRVKVREKWRSNPNMLKSFGYKADDK; the protein is encoded by the coding sequence ATGTCACATAAATCGGGATTCGTATCTATAATAGGAAAGCCCAACGTTGGTAAATCAACATTAATGAACGCTCTTATCGGCGAAAAACTTTCAATCACAACAAGTAAACCGCAAACAACTCGTAAAAAAATTTTAGGAATTCTTTCTGCCGAAGATTACCAGATTATCTTTCAAGATACACCTGGCATTCTAAATCCGGAATATCTTTTACAGGAGAGAATGCTTGAATATGTTTATCAGTCAGTAAAAGATTCCGAATTGATTTTATTCATTATTGATATCAAAGCAGATCCGAACGGTTCAGAAACTCTTTCCGATGAACGTGTTTCAAAAATTTTTGAGAATACTCAATTAAAAAAGATATTACTGATCAATAAGATAGATCTCTCAAATCAAAGTGTTGTTGAAAGTCTCATAAAAGATCTATCCGCAAAAGGAATTTTTGAAAAGATAATTCCAATTTCAGCTTCGGAAGGATTTAATCTTTCTTCGGTTACTGAATCAATACTTGAGTTTCTTCCCGAACATCCAAAATATTATCCCGATGATCAATTGAGCGACGAAACCGAACGGTTCTTTGTCTCCGAAATCATTCGAGAAAAAGTTTTTGAAAGATACAGAGATGAAATTCCATACAGTACCGAAGTTTTAATTGCCGAGTATAAAGAACGCGAAAATGCTAAAGACTTTATAAGTGCGGAAATTGTAGTAGAAAAAGAATCACAGAAACCGATTATTATCGGTAACAAGGGGGAAGCGATAAAAATGCTGGGTCAAGAATCCCGTGAAGCCATTGAAAAATTTTTACATCACGAAGTCTATCTTGAATTGCGTGTAAAAGTACGGGAGAAGTGGCGGTCAAATCCGAACATGTTAAAAAGTTTTGGCTATAAGGCGGATGATAAATAA
- a CDS encoding amidase produces the protein MPRRKAINLIGLSALSFWIPYSCTSQKSKLSSFELQFLHYKTLAEVAEWIRTKKITSEELTQIMLDRIAAIDNRLHSYITVMGKDALTDAKALDKELAEGKYWGPLHGVPVGVKDLLYTTNAPTTGGHLFKANFIPSYNATVVERLHNAGAVILGKLNLTEGATGGYNSTTPIPKNPWGEDLWTGLSSSGSGVATAAGLCFGSIGTDTGGSIRFPSFANGIVGLKPTYGLVSRYGVLTFAGSLDHVGTMCRSVLDAALMLEVIAGFDPNDPTSLPGKAPNISAGIRNGMKGLKIGVDHQYINKGVDPALASCIDAAVRKMEELGATIVSFKIPTTEEEHGNAWFTIATREAYEAHKATYPLRKTEYGKYIAEFLEIGSHVTNEQYNKARQFQKDFTDKFRMALSAVDAFAAPACGMVKGVTEQLWRANMSEGLIAHFSKQLNFRFADAADLAGIPSLTLPCGKAENGMPPPGFQLMGGALTEAILCQIGYAYEEATGWSKQHPTI, from the coding sequence ATGCCAAGACGCAAGGCAATTAACCTTATTGGTTTAAGTGCTTTATCTTTTTGGATTCCTTATAGCTGCACAAGTCAAAAATCAAAACTATCATCTTTTGAATTGCAATTTTTACATTATAAGACATTGGCTGAAGTTGCCGAATGGATACGAACGAAAAAAATAACCTCAGAAGAGCTCACGCAAATAATGCTTGACAGGATAGCGGCTATAGACAATCGTTTGCACAGCTACATTACTGTAATGGGCAAGGATGCATTGACGGATGCAAAAGCTTTGGATAAAGAGTTGGCAGAGGGCAAATACTGGGGGCCATTGCATGGTGTACCTGTTGGCGTGAAGGATCTTTTATACACCACCAATGCACCTACTACCGGCGGACATTTATTCAAAGCCAACTTTATTCCGTCCTACAACGCAACTGTTGTTGAACGGCTTCACAATGCAGGGGCAGTGATACTTGGAAAACTAAATCTTACCGAAGGTGCAACAGGTGGCTACAATTCCACCACACCAATTCCAAAAAATCCATGGGGTGAAGACCTGTGGACAGGTTTATCATCAAGCGGTTCGGGTGTTGCCACTGCTGCCGGACTATGTTTTGGATCGATAGGGACTGATACAGGAGGTTCTATACGTTTTCCGTCATTTGCTAACGGTATTGTAGGCCTTAAGCCTACTTACGGATTAGTGAGCCGCTATGGGGTGTTAACATTTGCTGGCTCTCTTGATCATGTGGGAACGATGTGCCGGTCTGTTTTGGATGCGGCACTAATGCTGGAAGTTATAGCAGGATTTGATCCAAACGATCCGACTTCTTTGCCGGGCAAAGCACCCAACATATCAGCCGGCATCAGGAACGGGATGAAAGGTTTAAAAATTGGTGTTGATCATCAATATATTAATAAAGGAGTTGATCCTGCATTGGCAAGCTGTATTGATGCTGCTGTTCGCAAAATGGAGGAGCTGGGGGCAACCATTGTTTCTTTTAAAATACCAACGACAGAAGAAGAACATGGCAATGCGTGGTTTACGATTGCTACCCGGGAAGCTTATGAAGCACACAAAGCGACCTATCCACTTAGAAAAACAGAATACGGGAAATACATAGCCGAGTTCCTTGAGATAGGTAGCCATGTAACCAACGAACAATACAACAAGGCACGCCAGTTTCAAAAAGATTTCACCGATAAATTCCGTATGGCTTTGTCGGCAGTAGATGCTTTTGCAGCCCCTGCATGTGGAATGGTCAAAGGCGTTACCGAACAACTATGGAGGGCAAATATGTCTGAAGGGCTAATTGCTCACTTTAGTAAGCAGCTTAATTTTCGGTTTGCTGACGCAGCAGACCTGGCGGGCATTCCGTCGTTAACCCTTCCTTGCGGAAAAGCAGAAAATGGAATGCCTCCTCCTGGCTTCCAACTGATGGGTGGGGCTCTGACTGAGGCAATACTTTGCCAAATCGGTTACGCTTACGAAGAAGCGACGGGCTGGTCAAAACAACACCCGACCATTTAA
- the trxB gene encoding thioredoxin-disulfide reductase has protein sequence MSDNHHKVIIIGSGPAGLTAALYTSRANLNPIVLEGMQPGGQLTITTEVENFPGFEHGIQGPELMDIMRKQVQRFGAKCFFKNVTEVDFSKRPFTIKAEDEIYTADSVIISTGASAKLLNIESEKKYMGYGVSACATCDGFFFKGLKVLVVGGGDTAFEEASYLTKFASEVTLIHRREEFRASKIMIDRAQKNPKVKFITNAVIKEVLGKDENGKKVVTGAKLENTKDGSTWEIPADGIFMAIGHQPNTSLFKGILDMDETGYLIVKPGTTQTNIEGVFAAGDVADKTYRQAVTAAGTGCMAAIDSQHWLEEHELA, from the coding sequence ATGTCTGACAATCATCATAAAGTAATAATTATCGGTTCAGGTCCAGCAGGATTAACAGCAGCCCTCTATACTTCGCGTGCAAATCTAAATCCGATTGTTTTGGAAGGAATGCAGCCGGGCGGACAATTAACAATTACAACAGAAGTTGAAAATTTTCCCGGTTTCGAACATGGAATTCAAGGTCCGGAATTGATGGATATAATGCGTAAACAGGTTCAACGGTTTGGTGCAAAATGCTTTTTCAAAAATGTAACCGAAGTTGATTTTTCGAAAAGACCTTTTACAATCAAAGCAGAAGATGAAATCTATACAGCTGATTCTGTGATTATTTCAACAGGTGCATCGGCAAAACTTCTGAACATCGAAAGTGAAAAGAAATATATGGGTTATGGTGTTTCTGCGTGTGCTACTTGCGATGGTTTTTTCTTTAAAGGTTTGAAAGTGCTTGTAGTTGGCGGCGGAGATACAGCGTTTGAAGAAGCATCATATTTAACAAAATTTGCATCCGAAGTTACACTAATTCACCGTCGTGAAGAATTCCGTGCATCAAAAATTATGATTGATCGAGCCCAGAAAAATCCTAAAGTAAAGTTTATAACGAACGCCGTAATAAAGGAAGTTCTCGGCAAAGATGAGAACGGTAAAAAAGTTGTTACCGGTGCGAAGCTTGAAAACACAAAGGACGGTTCAACATGGGAAATTCCGGCAGACGGAATTTTTATGGCTATCGGTCATCAGCCAAATACATCATTGTTTAAAGGAATTTTAGATATGGATGAAACCGGTTACTTAATTGTAAAACCGGGAACAACACAAACAAACATTGAAGGTGTCTTTGCTGCGGGTGATGTTGCTGATAAAACTTACAGACAGGCAGTTACCGCTGCGGGAACCGGTTGCATGGCGGCTATTGATTCACAACATTGGCTTGAAGAACACGAACTTGCATAA
- the queG gene encoding tRNA epoxyqueuosine(34) reductase QueG has translation MKLTNQIVIEKAKELGFDLVGFTPAQTLTKESEHLKEWLDKGYHATMDYMARNFEKRLDVKNILLKARSVISLAMNYNTNHHHSIKSKLSNRSGKVSRYAWGKDYHIIIWEKLELFKKELRKIDPDFDCLTYVDTGPVMDKVWAERAGIGWLGKHTNIITREMGSWVFLSTVITNYEFDYNKPVADFCGSCTACIDACPTKAIANEYVVDANKCISFLTIENKGEIPNTFKDQFDDWIFGCDICQDVCPWNNKFSVLTNQKEFEPAGNKEIPFDKIEEMTPESFKKRFETSPIKRAKLSGLKRNAAFLKSLS, from the coding sequence ATGAAACTAACAAACCAAATCGTAATTGAAAAAGCAAAAGAACTTGGATTTGATCTTGTTGGTTTTACTCCTGCTCAAACACTCACAAAAGAATCCGAGCATTTGAAAGAATGGCTTGATAAGGGTTATCATGCAACGATGGATTACATGGCGCGCAATTTTGAAAAACGGCTTGACGTAAAAAACATTTTACTGAAAGCGCGAAGTGTTATTTCTCTTGCGATGAATTACAACACAAATCATCATCACTCAATTAAATCAAAATTATCAAACAGATCGGGTAAAGTCTCGAGATATGCATGGGGAAAAGATTATCATATAATTATTTGGGAAAAACTTGAGCTGTTTAAAAAAGAATTGCGGAAGATCGACCCGGATTTTGATTGTCTCACTTATGTTGATACCGGTCCTGTTATGGATAAAGTCTGGGCAGAACGTGCGGGAATCGGCTGGCTTGGCAAGCACACTAATATTATAACACGGGAAATGGGAAGCTGGGTTTTTCTTTCAACAGTTATTACTAATTATGAATTTGATTACAACAAACCTGTTGCCGATTTCTGCGGCTCATGCACAGCTTGTATTGACGCATGTCCCACAAAAGCAATTGCTAATGAATATGTAGTTGATGCGAACAAATGTATTTCATTCTTGACTATTGAGAATAAAGGAGAGATTCCGAATACATTTAAAGACCAATTTGATGACTGGATCTTCGGCTGCGATATCTGCCAGGATGTCTGTCCCTGGAATAATAAATTTTCTGTTCTTACTAATCAGAAAGAATTTGAACCGGCAGGGAATAAAGAAATTCCGTTTGATAAAATTGAAGAAATGACCCCTGAATCATTCAAAAAAAGATTTGAAACAAGCCCAATAAAACGTGCAAAATTAAGCGGATTGAAGCGGAACGCCGCTTTCCTGAAATCGCTTTCGTAA
- a CDS encoding Rieske 2Fe-2S domain-containing protein: MNELDGFFKVCKYSDLKEKIGQRFFVNDVDIAVFKVDGKVYALSNMCIHQKAAIIYDGFIEDGKVECPAHGWQFDLKTGRVPNAVAGLDSYPVKILGDEVHIQVYEKKLRW; encoded by the coding sequence ATGAACGAACTTGATGGCTTCTTTAAAGTATGCAAGTATTCCGATCTAAAAGAAAAAATTGGACAAAGATTTTTTGTAAATGATGTTGATATAGCGGTTTTCAAAGTAGATGGAAAAGTTTATGCGCTTAGCAATATGTGCATTCATCAAAAAGCGGCAATTATATACGATGGTTTTATTGAAGACGGAAAAGTTGAATGCCCCGCACATGGCTGGCAGTTCGATCTTAAAACCGGCAGAGTGCCAAATGCAGTTGCCGGGTTGGATTCCTATCCGGTAAAAATTTTAGGTGATGAAGTACATATTCAAGTTTATGAGAAAAAATTGAGATGGTAG
- a CDS encoding RNA polymerase sigma factor, with protein sequence MKHLSDIEIIDSINRGNSSDYSLLVNRYKDRAFSLLRRLLKNEMDAEEALQDSFLKAFNSLKGFRQDAKFSTWLYKIVYNTGLTVIASKRRKIELEMSSIDDEFDLASHDNEVYSTVDNSRQYVLKMVDKLPVRGALVVILFYMDGMSLSEISQVMGTSLVNTKVLLHRSRNALKDLLLKHNYQEEML encoded by the coding sequence ATGAAACACTTAAGCGACATAGAAATAATAGATTCGATCAACAGAGGGAATAGTTCTGATTACTCTCTTTTGGTCAACCGATATAAAGATAGAGCGTTTTCACTACTCAGACGGTTGCTAAAGAATGAAATGGATGCCGAAGAAGCGCTTCAGGATAGTTTTCTAAAAGCATTTAATTCGCTGAAAGGTTTCCGGCAGGATGCTAAATTTTCAACATGGCTTTATAAAATAGTTTACAACACGGGATTGACTGTAATCGCTTCTAAGAGAAGAAAGATTGAACTTGAGATGAGTTCAATTGACGACGAATTTGATCTTGCAAGTCACGACAATGAAGTTTACAGTACGGTTGATAATTCCCGGCAGTATGTATTGAAGATGGTAGATAAACTTCCGGTTCGGGGCGCCCTGGTTGTTATATTGTTTTATATGGATGGAATGTCGCTCAGCGAAATTAGCCAGGTAATGGGAACATCGCTTGTTAATACAAAAGTTTTATTACACAGATCGCGTAATGCTTTGAAGGACCTTCTTCTTAAGCATAATTATCAGGAGGAAATGTTATGA